The genomic window TTTGCTCGTCGTCTGTTGGTGTTCGAAAGGCAATATGATGAACGGTTCCACCGCCCTGCCTTCCGACGTCTACCTGGGGATCGATAACCACATCATAGAAATGCCCGAAGGCATCATCATTATCCATTTTAAAACGATAGCGGTCTTCTTCTATGTTGTGAAGTTCCATCCCCATCCGGTTGACCAGCAGATCCTGGATGTCATCTACAGCGTGCTGCACCGCGGTTGCCGAATGAAGTCCGAGGATCGGATGGCCGGACGTAATAGCACCATCGTTCAAAAGTGAATTTTCTGGTGCATGCTGGATTTCAACCAGCTCCAGAACAAGGCCATGGGGATCTTCAAATTGAATTATGGCGTCACCGAAACGTTTGCTTTCAGCTGTCTCAATGCCATGGCCGTTGAGCCGCTTGCGCCAGTAATCGAGAGATCCGGATGGGATTGCAAACGCAATGGCGCTCACCATTCCGGCGCCGGCTTTACCGCGCGGCAAATTTTCCCAAG from Desulfobacterales bacterium includes these protein-coding regions:
- a CDS encoding ring-cleaving dioxygenase, which gives rise to MNNNMNNNFKIGGIHHITAISSSAAENVAFYEDNLGLQLVKKTVNFDDPYTYHLYYGDQKGSPGTIITFFPWENLPRGKAGAGMVSAIAFAIPSGSLDYWRKRLNGHGIETAESKRFGDAIIQFEDPHGLVLELVEIQHAPENSLLNDGAITSGHPILGLHSATAVQHAVDDIQDLLVNRMGMELHNIEEDRYRFKMDNDDAFGHFYDVVIDPQVDVGRQGGGTVHHIAFRTPTDDEQRYWQEIFTDSGFSVTAIRDRKYFKSIYFHAPGGVLFEIATDPPGFSVDEPIERLGRDLKLPDQYESMRAEIESRLPELPSHIVNPVQVEPVS